In Mus caroli chromosome 19, CAROLI_EIJ_v1.1, whole genome shotgun sequence, a genomic segment contains:
- the Ina gene encoding alpha-internexin produces MSFGSEHYLCSASSYRKVFGDGSRLSARLSGPGGSGSFRSQSLSRSNVASTAACSSASSLGLGLAYRRLPASDGLDLSQAAARTNEYKIIRTNEKEQLQGLNDRFAVFIEKVHQLETQNRALEAELAALRQRHAEPSRVGELFQRELRELRAQLEEASSARAQALLERDGLAEEVQRLRARCEEESRGREGAERALKAQQRDVDGATLARLDLEKKVESLLDELAFVRQVHDEEVAELLATLQASSQAAAEVDVTVAKPDLTSALREIRAQYESLAAKNLQSAEEWYKSKFANLNEQAARSTEAIRASREEIHEYRRQLQARTIEIEGLRGANESLERQILELEERHSAEVAGYQDSIGQLESDLRNTKSEMARHLREYQDLLNVKMALDIEIAAYRKLLEGEETRFSTGGLSISGLNPLPNPSYLLPPRILSSTASKVSSAGLSLKKEDEEEEEEASKEVSKKTSKVGEGFEETLGEAVISTKKTGKSATEESTSSSQKM; encoded by the exons ATGAGCTTCGGATCGGAGCACTACTTGTGCTCCGCCTCCTCCTACCGCAAGGTGTTCGGGGACGGCTCGCGCCTCTCCGCGCGCCTCTCCGGGCCCGGAGGCTCGGGCAGCTTCCGCTCGCAGTCGCTGTCCCGCAGCAATGTGGCCTCCACGGCCGCCTGCTCCTCGGCCTCGTCCCTCGGCCTGGGCCTAGCCTACCGCCGCCTGCCGGCCTCCGACGGGCTGGACCTGAGCCAGGCGGCGGCGCGCACCAACGAGTACAAGATCATCCGCACTAACGAGAAGGAGCAGCTGCAGGGCCTCAACGACCGCTTCGCCGTGTTCATCGAGAAGGTGCATCAGCTGGAGACGCAGAACCGCGCGCTCGAGGCCGAGCTGGCCGCGCTGCGCCAGCGCCACGCCGAGCCGTCGCGCGTCGGCGAGCTCTTCCAGCGCGAGCTGCGCGAGCTGCGCGCGCAGCTGGAGGAGGCGAGCTCGGCGCGCGCGCAGGCCCTGCTGGAGCGCGACGGGCTGGCCGAGGAGGTGCAGCGACTGCGGGCGCGCTGCGAGGAGGAGAGCCGCGGGCGCGAAGGCGCCGAGCGCGCCCTGAAGGCGCAGCAGCGCGACGTGGACGGCGCCACCCTGGCCCGCCTGGATCTGGAGAAGAAGGTGGAGTCGCTGCTGGACGAGCTGGCTTTCGTGCGCCAGGTGCACGACGAGGAGGTGGCCGAGCTCCTGGCCACGCTGCAGGCGTCTTCGCAAGCCGCCGCCGAGGTGGACGTGACCGTGGCTAAACCAGACCTGACTTCGGCGCTGAGAGAGATCCGCGCCCAGTATGAGTCCCTGGCCGCTAAGAACCTGCAGTCCGCCGAGGAGTGGTACAAGTCCAAGTTCGCCAACCTGAACGAGCAGGCTGCGCGCAGCACCGAAGCCATCCGAGCCAGCCGAGAGGAGATCCACGAGTACCGGCGCCAGCTCCAGGCACGTACCATTGAGATAGAGGGTCTGCGTGGAGCCAATGAGTCCCTGGAGAGGCAGATCTTGGAACTGGAGGAGCGGCACAGCGCTGAGGTGGCCGGCTACCAG GACAGCATTGGGCAGCTGGAGAGTGACCTGAGGAACACAAAAAGCGAGATGGCACGCCACCTTCGGGAATACCAGGACTTGCTCAATGTCAAGATGGCCCTTGACATTGAGATCGCAGCTTACAG GAAGCTCCTGGAAGGTGAAGAGACGCGGTTTAGCACCGGCGGGTTAAGCATCTCGGGGCTGAATCCACTGCCCAATCCCAGTTATTTGCTCCCTCCCAGAATCCTTAGCTCTACAGCCTCCAAAGTCTCCTCTGCCGGGCTGTCCCTGAAAAAGGAggacgaagaggaggaggaagaggcctcTAAGGAAGTCAGTAAGAAAACATCCAAGGTAGGGGAAGGTTTCGAAGAGACACTGGGGGAAGCGGTCATATCGACGAAGAAAACCGGAAAGTCGGCTACAGAAGAAAGTACCAGTTCAAGCCAAAAAATGTGA